The following proteins come from a genomic window of Longimicrobium terrae:
- a CDS encoding type II CAAX prenyl endopeptidase Rce1 family protein encodes MTAEFSSPGGPDPRDPLVDGVDAARPTWMQRVFFGPFGLRAGWRLALYLLLATVFGIVAVTLLGAAGVNSELAGLTGSLVSATLAGWVMLRWVDGRSPQALGFGWDGSVPRDLGVGTLAGGTMLGLSVVLLAVAGTVRWVAEPGTVPEYVAALLSALVFFTVAAALEEVVVRGYPLQVLVQGMGAWPAVLVMSLFFAWLHRQNPGVTPLALANIFLAGVMLSVAYLRTRSLWFATAVHMGWNWTMQSVLAFPVSGLDKFNVPFYDARETGADWWTGGSFGPEAGLAATVALLAGTVWLARTSRLRPDPRMTARRPLVDARVGERWP; translated from the coding sequence GTGACGGCTGAGTTCTCCTCCCCCGGCGGACCGGATCCCCGCGATCCTCTGGTGGACGGTGTGGACGCCGCGCGGCCCACGTGGATGCAGCGCGTCTTCTTCGGCCCGTTCGGCCTGCGGGCGGGGTGGCGGCTCGCGCTGTACCTGCTGCTGGCGACGGTGTTCGGCATCGTAGCCGTAACCCTGCTGGGAGCGGCCGGGGTGAACAGCGAACTGGCGGGGCTGACGGGCTCGCTCGTGAGCGCCACGCTGGCGGGATGGGTGATGCTGCGCTGGGTGGACGGGCGCTCGCCGCAGGCGCTGGGCTTTGGCTGGGACGGCTCTGTGCCCCGCGATCTGGGGGTGGGCACGCTGGCCGGCGGGACGATGCTGGGGCTGTCCGTAGTGCTGCTTGCGGTGGCGGGTACCGTGAGGTGGGTTGCCGAGCCGGGCACCGTGCCCGAATATGTCGCCGCTCTGTTGTCCGCTCTGGTGTTCTTTACGGTAGCAGCGGCGCTGGAAGAGGTGGTCGTGCGCGGGTATCCGCTGCAGGTGCTGGTGCAGGGGATGGGTGCGTGGCCGGCGGTGCTGGTGATGTCGCTGTTCTTTGCTTGGCTGCACCGGCAGAACCCCGGCGTCACCCCGCTGGCGCTGGCCAACATCTTTCTGGCCGGGGTGATGCTGTCGGTGGCGTACCTGCGGACCCGTTCGCTCTGGTTCGCCACGGCGGTGCACATGGGATGGAACTGGACCATGCAGTCGGTGCTGGCCTTTCCGGTGAGCGGTCTCGACAAGTTCAACGTCCCCTTCTACGACGCCCGCGAGACCGGGGCGGACTGGTGGACGGGCGGGTCGTTCGGCCCGGAGGCGGGGCTCGCGGCGACGGTGGCGCTGCTGGCGGGAACGGTGTGGCTGGCGCGCACCTCGCGGCTGCGGCCGGACCCGCGGATGACGGCGCGCCGTCCGCTGGTGGACGCGCGTGTCGGGGAGCGGTGGCCGTGA
- a CDS encoding exonuclease domain-containing protein, which translates to MSSNLIVSLEGVRLEHDGSLTQRALRVLEHEPLSSAEVAHRVLGITGGAGAAAAAVFALLGTDSRFAVDAQGVWSLAATQPARPSGRLLRDEEFVVVDVETTGGSPNGGHRVTEVAAVRVSGGRITDTFCSLVNPERPIPSMITGITGITNRMVADQPRFAEVAPRVSEALDGCVFVAHNAAFDWRFMCHEMHLATGMTLSGRQLCTVRLARKLLPQLPSRSLDGLALFFGLEVKNRHRALDDAVATAHCLLRFIEMLDEQGVADWEAVQTLLSGRKPRAPRKRRAAPRSMEVA; encoded by the coding sequence GTGAGCAGTAACCTGATCGTTTCGCTGGAAGGCGTGCGCCTGGAGCACGACGGCTCGCTCACGCAGCGCGCCCTGCGCGTGCTGGAGCACGAGCCGCTGAGCAGCGCCGAGGTGGCGCACCGCGTCCTGGGAATCACCGGGGGCGCCGGCGCGGCCGCCGCGGCGGTGTTCGCACTGCTGGGCACGGACTCGCGCTTCGCCGTGGACGCGCAGGGCGTGTGGTCGCTGGCGGCCACCCAGCCCGCCAGGCCCTCCGGCCGGCTGCTGCGCGACGAGGAGTTCGTCGTCGTGGACGTGGAAACGACCGGCGGCTCGCCCAACGGCGGGCACCGGGTGACGGAGGTCGCCGCGGTGCGCGTGAGCGGCGGGCGCATCACGGACACCTTCTGCTCGCTGGTGAACCCCGAGCGCCCCATTCCGTCCATGATCACCGGCATCACCGGGATCACCAACCGCATGGTGGCGGACCAGCCGCGCTTCGCGGAGGTCGCCCCGCGCGTGTCCGAGGCGCTGGACGGCTGCGTGTTCGTCGCCCACAACGCCGCGTTCGACTGGCGCTTCATGTGTCACGAGATGCACCTGGCCACGGGGATGACGCTGTCCGGGCGCCAGCTGTGCACGGTGCGCCTCGCCCGCAAGCTGCTGCCCCAGCTGCCGTCGCGCTCGCTGGACGGGCTGGCGCTCTTCTTCGGGCTGGAGGTGAAGAACCGCCACCGCGCGCTGGACGACGCCGTGGCCACCGCGCACTGCCTGCTGCGCTTCATCGAGATGCTGGATGAGCAGGGCGTGGCGGACTGGGAAGCGGTGCAGACGCTGCTGAGCGGCCGCAAGCCGCGCGCGCCCCGCAAGCGCCGCGCGGCGCCCCGGTCCATGGAAGTCGCGTGA
- a CDS encoding acetyl-CoA C-acetyltransferase: MIDIARDPRTTPVIVSAVRTPIGRFLGGLSTLSAPELGAIALREAVARSGVPAEDIAEVIMGNVVQGGVGQAPARQAVLKAGLPDQISALTINKVCGSGLKAVMLAAQSIKAGDNQVMLAGGQESMSNAPYYVYGIRNGVKFGDQTMVDGLIRDGLWCSFCEVHMGGHAEYTAKKAGITRDMADQFSAGSHAKAVAAQAAGKFKDEIVPVEIAGRKGTTVVDADEGPRADSSAESLGRLKPAFVKDAPKDVTDPVVTAGNASSMNDGASAVMVVSEEYARAHGLTILARINAYSTGAVEPRDLFFAPIQAVKNLMKKAGTEINDYDLIEANEAFAVQALANGQGLNWDWDRVNVNGGAVALGHPIGASGARVLTTLLHAMKDRDAENGLATLCLGGGDAVALSVQRV, translated from the coding sequence ATGATCGATATCGCTCGTGACCCGCGCACCACGCCGGTGATTGTCAGCGCCGTGCGCACGCCCATCGGCCGGTTCCTGGGCGGGCTGTCGACGCTGTCCGCGCCGGAGCTGGGCGCCATTGCGCTGCGCGAGGCCGTGGCCCGCTCCGGCGTGCCGGCCGAGGACATCGCCGAAGTCATCATGGGGAACGTGGTGCAGGGCGGCGTGGGGCAGGCCCCCGCTCGGCAGGCCGTGCTCAAGGCGGGGCTTCCGGATCAGATCTCGGCGCTCACCATCAACAAGGTGTGCGGCTCCGGCCTCAAGGCGGTCATGCTGGCCGCGCAGTCCATCAAGGCGGGTGACAACCAGGTGATGCTGGCGGGCGGGCAGGAGTCCATGTCCAACGCGCCGTACTATGTCTACGGCATCCGCAACGGCGTCAAGTTCGGCGACCAGACCATGGTGGACGGGCTGATCCGCGACGGCCTGTGGTGCTCGTTCTGCGAAGTGCACATGGGCGGGCACGCGGAGTACACCGCCAAGAAGGCCGGCATCACCCGCGACATGGCGGACCAGTTCTCCGCCGGATCGCACGCCAAGGCCGTCGCCGCGCAGGCCGCCGGCAAGTTCAAGGACGAGATCGTCCCGGTGGAGATCGCCGGCCGCAAGGGCACGACCGTCGTGGACGCGGACGAGGGCCCGCGCGCCGACAGCTCGGCCGAGTCGCTGGGCAGGCTGAAGCCCGCCTTCGTCAAGGACGCGCCCAAGGACGTCACCGATCCCGTCGTCACCGCCGGCAACGCGTCGTCCATGAACGACGGCGCTTCCGCGGTGATGGTCGTCAGCGAGGAGTACGCCCGCGCACACGGCCTGACCATCCTGGCCCGCATCAACGCGTATTCGACCGGCGCCGTGGAGCCGCGCGACCTGTTCTTTGCCCCCATCCAGGCGGTGAAGAACCTGATGAAGAAGGCCGGCACCGAGATCAACGACTACGACCTGATCGAGGCCAACGAGGCGTTCGCCGTGCAGGCGCTGGCCAACGGCCAGGGGCTCAACTGGGACTGGGACCGCGTGAACGTCAACGGCGGCGCCGTGGCGCTGGGCCACCCCATCGGCGCGTCGGGCGCACGGGTGCTCACCACCCTGCTGCACGCCATGAAGGACCGTGACGCGGAGAACGGCCTGGCCACGCTGTGCCTGGGCGGCGGCGACGCGGTCGCGCTCTCGGTGCAGCGCGTCTGA
- a CDS encoding redox-sensing transcriptional repressor Rex: protein MKKISESAVRRLSLYLRLLQEADAAGAETISSGQLAERGGTTSAQVRKDLSLFGSFGKRGLGYSVHELLGRIRDILGLQRHWRVALIGAGKLGSALFSYRDFEARGFEIKAVFDRDPEKVGTALGGLTVRADEEMDRALREEAVEIAIVAVPGEAAQHVVDRVVKAGVGAVLNFAPVRLKVPRGVTLRNVDVTLELEGLSFALNSR, encoded by the coding sequence ATGAAGAAGATTTCCGAGTCGGCCGTGCGCCGGCTCTCGCTGTACCTGCGCCTGTTGCAGGAAGCCGACGCCGCCGGCGCCGAAACCATTTCCAGCGGCCAGCTTGCGGAGCGCGGCGGCACCACCAGCGCGCAGGTTCGCAAGGACCTGTCGCTCTTTGGATCGTTCGGCAAGCGCGGGCTGGGCTATTCCGTGCACGAACTGCTCGGGCGCATCCGCGACATCCTGGGCCTGCAGCGGCACTGGCGCGTGGCGCTGATCGGCGCGGGAAAGCTGGGCTCGGCGCTGTTCTCGTACCGCGACTTCGAGGCGCGGGGCTTTGAGATCAAGGCCGTGTTCGATCGCGATCCCGAAAAGGTGGGCACCGCGCTGGGCGGCCTGACGGTGCGCGCGGACGAGGAGATGGACCGCGCGCTTCGCGAGGAGGCGGTGGAGATCGCCATTGTCGCGGTGCCGGGCGAGGCCGCGCAGCACGTGGTGGACCGCGTGGTGAAGGCCGGCGTGGGCGCGGTGCTGAACTTTGCGCCCGTGCGGCTGAAAGTGCCGCGCGGCGTGACGCTGCGGAACGTGGACGTCACGCTGGAGCTCGAGGGCCTTTCCTTTGCCCTGAACAGCCGCTGA
- the carA gene encoding glutamine-hydrolyzing carbamoyl-phosphate synthase small subunit produces the protein MLEDGRVFRGEAYGARGDAFGEVVFNTSMTGYQEVLTDPSYSGQIVTMTYPLIGNYGVNAEDEESAKPQVAAFVFHEAPPMHSNWRAAESLDEYLTRHGVVAITGVDTRALTRHIRSRGAMRGAIAPASILPDELLGRIMGQPDMAGLNLADGVSTESRYVIPAVGETRYRVLAYDFGVKSHSLKLLAQRGCEVTVLPAATPTEEIVAAGADGLFVSNGPGDPEAVGHALDAIRALSDEATPVFGICLGHQLIARAFGAETYKLKYGHRGGNHPVRRISDGAVEITAQNHGFAVRGDESGIPGAPGLRVTHLNLNDGTVEGLEHRERPVFSVQYHPEAAPGPHDSVYLFDRFVDEMTRRAAEMSVDA, from the coding sequence ATGCTGGAGGACGGGCGCGTGTTTCGTGGCGAGGCCTATGGCGCCCGCGGGGACGCGTTCGGTGAAGTGGTCTTCAACACGTCCATGACCGGGTACCAGGAGGTCCTTACGGATCCCTCGTACAGCGGGCAGATCGTCACGATGACCTATCCGCTCATCGGCAATTACGGCGTGAACGCCGAGGACGAGGAGAGCGCCAAGCCGCAGGTAGCGGCATTCGTGTTTCACGAGGCGCCGCCCATGCACAGCAACTGGCGCGCGGCCGAGTCGCTGGATGAGTACCTGACCCGCCACGGCGTGGTGGCCATCACCGGCGTCGACACGCGGGCGCTCACCCGCCACATCCGCTCGCGCGGGGCCATGCGCGGCGCCATCGCCCCCGCCTCCATCCTGCCCGACGAACTGCTCGGCAGGATCATGGGGCAGCCCGACATGGCGGGGCTGAACCTGGCGGACGGCGTGTCGACCGAGTCGCGGTACGTGATTCCCGCCGTGGGCGAAACGCGCTACCGCGTGCTGGCGTACGACTTCGGCGTCAAGTCGCACTCGCTCAAGCTGCTGGCCCAGCGCGGCTGCGAGGTTACCGTGCTGCCCGCCGCCACGCCCACGGAAGAGATCGTGGCGGCCGGGGCGGACGGTCTGTTCGTGAGCAACGGGCCGGGCGACCCCGAGGCGGTGGGGCATGCGCTGGACGCCATCCGCGCCCTTTCGGACGAGGCGACGCCGGTGTTCGGCATCTGCCTGGGGCACCAGCTGATCGCCCGGGCGTTCGGCGCGGAAACGTACAAGCTCAAGTACGGCCACCGCGGCGGCAACCATCCCGTGCGGCGCATCAGCGACGGCGCGGTGGAAATTACGGCGCAGAACCACGGGTTTGCGGTGCGCGGTGACGAGTCCGGCATTCCGGGCGCGCCGGGGCTGCGCGTCACCCACCTGAACCTGAACGACGGCACGGTGGAGGGGCTGGAGCACCGGGAACGGCCGGTTTTTTCGGTGCAGTACCATCCCGAAGCCGCCCCCGGACCCCACGATTCCGTCTATCTCTTTGACCGGTTTGTGGATGAGATGACGCGCCGCGCCGCCGAAATGAGTGTAGACGCTTGA
- a CDS encoding Glu/Leu/Phe/Val family dehydrogenase yields MELFSLIGEHNHEQVIFCSEPSCGYKGIIAIHNTVLGPALGGTRFWNYASDTEAFIDALRLSRGMTYKAAVAGLNLGGGKSVIIGDPKTAPREEFFRAHGRFVESLKGRYITAEDVNTSVDDMEFVAMETEHVTGRAATSGDPSPVTAYGVYRGIKAAAMSKYGSDSLSGKTITVQGLGHVGYYLCQNLASEGARLVVTDIDQERIQRVVHDFGAQAVEPNAIYGVEADIYAPSALGATINDETIPQLKVQIVAGAANNVLAEARHGDELHRRGILYAPDYVANAGGLINVYGELHGWTSERAMRKAGEIYSTLLRIFELSEAEGVPSYLAADRIAEQRIASIGKIQQTWV; encoded by the coding sequence ATGGAATTGTTTTCGCTGATCGGTGAGCACAACCACGAGCAGGTCATATTCTGCTCGGAGCCGTCGTGCGGCTACAAGGGGATCATCGCGATCCACAACACGGTGCTGGGACCGGCACTGGGTGGCACGCGGTTCTGGAACTACGCCAGCGACACCGAGGCGTTCATCGACGCTCTGCGCCTGTCCCGCGGCATGACGTACAAGGCGGCCGTCGCCGGGCTCAACCTGGGCGGCGGCAAGTCCGTCATCATCGGCGACCCCAAGACGGCGCCGCGCGAAGAGTTCTTCCGCGCGCACGGCCGCTTTGTGGAAAGCCTCAAGGGCCGCTACATCACCGCCGAGGACGTCAACACCTCGGTGGACGACATGGAGTTCGTGGCCATGGAGACGGAGCACGTCACCGGCCGCGCCGCCACCTCCGGCGACCCGTCGCCGGTGACGGCGTACGGCGTGTACCGCGGCATCAAGGCCGCGGCCATGAGCAAGTACGGCAGCGATTCGCTCAGCGGCAAGACGATCACCGTCCAGGGCCTGGGCCACGTGGGCTACTACCTGTGCCAGAACCTGGCGTCCGAGGGCGCGCGCCTGGTGGTGACCGACATCGACCAGGAGCGCATTCAGCGCGTGGTGCACGACTTCGGCGCGCAGGCGGTGGAGCCCAACGCCATCTACGGCGTGGAAGCCGACATCTACGCCCCCAGCGCGCTGGGCGCCACCATCAATGACGAAACGATCCCGCAGCTCAAGGTGCAGATCGTGGCCGGCGCCGCCAACAACGTGCTGGCCGAGGCGCGCCACGGCGACGAGCTTCACCGCCGCGGCATCCTGTACGCCCCCGACTACGTGGCCAACGCGGGCGGGCTGATCAACGTGTACGGCGAACTGCACGGCTGGACCTCCGAGCGCGCCATGCGCAAGGCGGGCGAGATCTACAGCACCCTGCTGCGCATCTTTGAGCTCAGCGAGGCCGAGGGCGTGCCCAGCTACCTGGCCGCCGACCGCATCGCCGAGCAGCGCATCGCCAGCATCGGCAAGATCCAGCAGACCTGGGTCTGA
- a CDS encoding arginine deiminase family protein, which yields MSENTTQRPTVRVTSEIGPLRTVICHAPGPELLAVTPSNREQYLYDDIIDLPQAQSEHQQFRAILSRFCEVLNVRDLLAEIVDEPEVRKFLINRVMEVAPSELGGVLHEIPGPQLIKQFIEGKEAPQGPISKMLHKVSYELPPLPNLFFTRDAAMVVNDAVIIGAMRYAVRWTEELLMKALFLYHPMLRNGGFIYDGTEEHRSDWTIEGGDVIIVRPDLALVGLSERSSPAAIEGLVDGLREKAGIEHVLVVVLPTESPAIHLDMIFTMVDTTHCVVYPPYFFGPQRLPVLHYRPEQKGIRAHDDLFGALKQLGVDLEPIWCGGHHPTQQEREQWSSGCNFVAVRPGIVLGYSRNEATMREMQDRAGFRIVDAIDFLTGKEVVREGERSVIAFSGAELVRGGGGGRCMTMPVCRDDIW from the coding sequence ATGAGCGAAAACACGACTCAGCGGCCCACGGTGCGGGTCACGTCGGAAATCGGCCCGCTGCGCACCGTCATCTGCCATGCGCCCGGCCCGGAACTGCTCGCGGTTACGCCCAGCAACCGCGAACAGTATCTGTACGACGACATCATCGACCTGCCGCAGGCACAGTCCGAGCACCAGCAGTTCCGCGCCATTCTGTCGCGCTTCTGCGAGGTGCTGAACGTGCGCGACCTGCTGGCCGAGATCGTCGACGAGCCGGAGGTGCGCAAGTTCCTCATCAACCGGGTGATGGAAGTGGCGCCGTCGGAACTGGGCGGCGTGCTGCACGAGATCCCCGGGCCGCAGCTCATCAAGCAGTTCATCGAAGGAAAAGAGGCGCCCCAGGGCCCCATCTCCAAGATGCTGCACAAGGTGAGCTACGAACTGCCGCCGCTGCCCAACCTGTTCTTTACCCGCGACGCCGCCATGGTGGTGAACGACGCGGTGATCATCGGGGCCATGCGCTACGCGGTGCGGTGGACGGAAGAGCTGCTGATGAAGGCGCTGTTCCTGTATCACCCCATGCTGCGCAACGGCGGCTTCATCTACGACGGCACCGAGGAGCACCGCAGCGACTGGACCATCGAGGGCGGCGACGTCATCATCGTCCGGCCGGACCTGGCGCTCGTGGGCCTTTCGGAACGCAGCAGCCCGGCGGCCATCGAGGGGCTGGTGGACGGCCTGCGCGAAAAGGCGGGGATCGAGCACGTGCTCGTCGTCGTGCTGCCGACGGAAAGCCCGGCTATTCACCTGGACATGATCTTCACCATGGTGGATACCACGCACTGCGTGGTGTATCCGCCGTACTTCTTTGGGCCGCAGCGGCTTCCCGTGCTGCACTACCGCCCGGAGCAGAAGGGGATCCGCGCCCACGACGACCTGTTCGGCGCGCTCAAGCAGCTGGGGGTGGACCTGGAGCCCATCTGGTGCGGCGGCCACCACCCCACGCAGCAGGAGCGCGAGCAGTGGTCCAGCGGGTGCAACTTCGTGGCGGTGCGGCCGGGGATCGTGCTGGGCTACAGCCGCAATGAAGCGACCATGCGTGAGATGCAGGACCGGGCCGGCTTCCGCATCGTGGACGCGATCGACTTTCTGACCGGCAAGGAAGTGGTGCGCGAGGGCGAGCGCTCGGTGATCGCCTTCAGCGGCGCCGAACTGGTGCGCGGCGGCGGCGGCGGCCGCTGCATGACCATGCCCGTTTGCAGGGATGATATCTGGTGA
- a CDS encoding 3-hydroxybutyryl-CoA dehydrogenase, giving the protein MAEISKVAVVGAGTMGNGIVHVFAHAGYDVTMIDVRADALEAARKTIGGNMDRQIKKGALTEADRDAAMGRIQTATELSAAADADLIVEAATENRDLKFRIFEELDRVAAPHAILASNTSSISITEIAGRTSRADRVIGMHFMNPVPVMKLVEIIRGLATSEETTRITVETSEKLGKTVAEAQDYPGFVSNRILMPMINEAVFCLMEGVADREAIDTVMKLGMNHPMGPLALADLIGLDTCLAIMQVLHDGLGDDKYRPCPLLRKYVAAGKLGRKTGEGFYNY; this is encoded by the coding sequence ATGGCGGAAATCAGCAAGGTCGCGGTGGTGGGCGCGGGCACCATGGGCAACGGCATCGTCCACGTGTTCGCGCACGCGGGCTACGACGTAACGATGATCGACGTGCGCGCCGACGCGCTGGAGGCCGCGCGCAAGACCATCGGCGGCAACATGGACCGCCAGATCAAGAAGGGCGCGCTCACCGAAGCGGACCGCGACGCGGCCATGGGACGCATCCAGACCGCGACGGAGCTTTCCGCCGCGGCGGACGCGGACCTGATCGTGGAAGCGGCGACGGAAAACCGCGACCTCAAGTTCCGCATCTTCGAGGAGCTTGACCGCGTCGCGGCGCCGCACGCCATCCTGGCGAGCAACACGTCGTCCATCAGCATCACCGAGATCGCGGGACGGACGAGCCGGGCGGACCGGGTGATCGGGATGCACTTCATGAATCCCGTCCCCGTGATGAAGCTGGTGGAGATCATCCGCGGCCTTGCCACGTCGGAGGAAACGACGCGCATCACGGTCGAAACGTCCGAAAAGCTGGGCAAGACGGTGGCGGAGGCGCAGGACTATCCGGGCTTCGTCAGCAACCGGATCCTGATGCCGATGATCAACGAAGCCGTGTTCTGCCTGATGGAGGGCGTGGCGGACCGCGAGGCCATCGACACGGTGATGAAGCTGGGGATGAACCACCCCATGGGCCCGCTGGCGCTGGCGGACCTGATCGGCCTGGACACGTGCCTGGCGATCATGCAGGTGCTGCACGACGGCCTGGGCGACGACAAGTACCGTCCGTGCCCGCTGCTGCGAAAGTACGTGGCCGCCGGCAAGCTGGGCCGCAAGACGGGCGAAGGGTTCTACAACTACTGA
- a CDS encoding HU family DNA-binding protein — MTKADLVQRVADTIGPGVTKRDCAVVVDAFLDSIKNAMAEHQNIEIRGFGTFKVRERKSRLARNPRTGDPVEVPPRAVPVFKPSKELRAIVEERPLEV; from the coding sequence ATGACCAAGGCGGATCTTGTCCAGCGGGTCGCGGACACCATCGGCCCCGGCGTCACCAAGCGTGACTGCGCGGTGGTGGTGGACGCGTTCCTGGACTCCATCAAGAATGCGATGGCGGAGCACCAGAACATTGAAATCCGGGGCTTCGGCACCTTCAAGGTCCGCGAGCGCAAGAGCCGTCTGGCGCGCAACCCGCGCACTGGCGATCCGGTAGAAGTTCCGCCGCGCGCCGTGCCGGTGTTCAAGCCGTCCAAGGAACTCCGCGCGATTGTTGAAGAGCGTCCGCTCGAGGTGTGA
- a CDS encoding acyl-CoA dehydrogenase family protein, producing MTEEQLQIRDLARDFAEGELRPHAEEWDREAHFPREIIQKLGELGFLGMLLPEEYDGLGLDTSTYLMALEEIARGDASVAVAMSVHNSLPTQMILAHGSEEQKERWLKPMARGEMLGGFALSEADAGSDAAALAAQARKVDGGWILNGTKAWITNGGFGDVMVCMCRTDTPENRRGAKGIGAFIVPTNTEGYVVGKKEDKMGQRASETVGIAFQEMFVPDAQLLGDPSMGFIYALQGLDGGRLGIAALATGIAQSALEHSLRYADERRQFGTAIREFQGMQFKLADMATRIEAGRSLVQRAAQAKDAGEKVSRLSSMAKLFASEGAMYVTTQAVQVFGGYGYVKEYPVERLFRDAKVTEIYEGASEIQRTVIARELYR from the coding sequence ATGACTGAAGAACAGCTCCAGATCCGCGACCTGGCCCGCGACTTCGCCGAGGGCGAACTGCGCCCCCACGCGGAAGAGTGGGACCGCGAGGCGCACTTTCCCCGCGAGATCATCCAGAAGCTGGGCGAACTCGGCTTTCTGGGAATGCTGCTGCCGGAGGAGTACGACGGCCTGGGGCTGGACACCAGCACCTACCTGATGGCGCTGGAAGAAATCGCCCGCGGCGATGCATCCGTCGCCGTCGCCATGAGCGTACACAACTCGCTTCCGACGCAGATGATTCTGGCGCACGGCAGCGAGGAGCAGAAGGAGCGCTGGCTCAAGCCCATGGCCCGCGGCGAAATGCTCGGCGGCTTTGCGCTCAGCGAGGCGGACGCGGGCAGCGACGCGGCGGCGCTCGCGGCGCAGGCGCGCAAGGTTGACGGCGGGTGGATTCTGAACGGCACGAAGGCGTGGATCACCAACGGCGGCTTCGGCGACGTCATGGTCTGCATGTGCCGCACGGACACGCCCGAGAACCGGCGCGGCGCCAAGGGGATCGGCGCCTTCATCGTCCCCACGAACACCGAGGGGTACGTCGTCGGCAAGAAGGAAGACAAGATGGGGCAGCGCGCCTCCGAAACGGTGGGCATCGCCTTTCAGGAGATGTTCGTCCCCGACGCGCAGCTGCTGGGTGATCCTTCGATGGGCTTCATCTACGCGCTGCAGGGGCTGGACGGCGGGCGGCTGGGGATCGCCGCGCTGGCGACGGGGATCGCGCAGAGCGCGCTGGAGCACAGCCTGCGCTACGCGGACGAGCGGCGGCAGTTCGGCACCGCCATCCGCGAGTTCCAGGGGATGCAGTTCAAGCTGGCCGACATGGCCACCCGCATCGAGGCCGGGCGCTCGCTGGTGCAGCGCGCCGCGCAGGCCAAGGACGCGGGCGAAAAGGTGAGCCGCCTGTCGTCCATGGCCAAGCTGTTCGCCTCGGAAGGCGCCATGTACGTGACCACGCAGGCCGTGCAGGTGTTTGGCGGATACGGATACGTAAAGGAGTACCCGGTGGAGCGGCTGTTCCGCGACGCCAAGGTGACGGAGATCTACGAAGGCGCGAGCGAGATCCAGCGGACGGTGATCGCGCGCGAGCTGTACCGGTAG
- a CDS encoding MBL fold metallo-hydrolase, translating to MSAVQVRSRRLGAFTLHAIDSGIQRLDGGAMFGVVPKALWDKRIPADERNRIPLGLRCLLVETSDALVLIETGLGNKENSRFLDIYGVDNAASAGSGFPDRLQEAIAGLGFSMEDVGVVIDTHLHFDHAGGNTFRDGEGQVRVSFPRAAYHVQGGEWEWAHRANERTSASYLPDNYEPVMAAGRMNLVDGDREIVPGVSVFRTPGHCPHHQSVLVQSQGETACFLADVIPTFSHLPLPWIMGYDVEPLVTLESKRALLAKAVEERWLLVSTHDPVTAWGYVAADGKNARLEEAG from the coding sequence GTGAGCGCGGTCCAGGTCCGCTCGCGCAGGCTGGGCGCGTTCACGCTGCACGCCATCGACAGCGGAATCCAGCGGCTGGACGGCGGCGCCATGTTCGGCGTGGTGCCCAAGGCGCTGTGGGATAAGCGCATTCCGGCGGATGAACGCAACCGCATTCCGCTCGGCCTCCGCTGCCTGCTCGTGGAAACCAGCGACGCGCTGGTGCTGATCGAGACCGGGCTGGGGAACAAGGAAAACTCCAGGTTCCTCGACATCTACGGCGTGGACAACGCCGCGTCGGCGGGCTCCGGCTTTCCGGACCGGCTGCAGGAGGCCATCGCCGGGCTGGGCTTCTCGATGGAAGACGTGGGCGTCGTCATCGACACGCACCTGCACTTTGACCACGCGGGGGGCAACACCTTTCGCGACGGCGAGGGGCAGGTGCGCGTTTCGTTTCCCCGCGCGGCGTACCACGTGCAGGGCGGCGAATGGGAATGGGCGCACCGGGCCAACGAGCGCACCAGCGCCAGCTATCTGCCGGACAACTACGAGCCGGTGATGGCCGCGGGGCGGATGAACCTGGTGGACGGCGACCGGGAGATCGTTCCCGGTGTATCCGTGTTCCGCACGCCGGGGCACTGCCCGCACCACCAGTCGGTCCTGGTGCAGTCGCAGGGGGAGACGGCGTGCTTTCTGGCGGATGTCATCCCCACATTCTCGCATCTGCCGCTGCCGTGGATCATGGGCTACGACGTGGAGCCGCTGGTGACGCTGGAAAGCAAGCGCGCGCTGCTGGCCAAGGCCGTGGAGGAGCGCTGGCTGCTGGTTTCGACGCACGACCCGGTGACCGCGTGGGGGTACGTCGCTGCCGACGGAAAGAACGCGCGGCTGGAAGAGGCCGGCTGA